The Hemicordylus capensis ecotype Gifberg chromosome 6, rHemCap1.1.pri, whole genome shotgun sequence genome window below encodes:
- the ELP5 gene encoding elongator complex protein 5 isoform X4: protein MAALPVWNQILFHDAFRDPLGWAGEESVLTLGDFSASELAARLAPATQGPATVVLDSLSWLLLRLPFPSVCQALVQLPRRASAAGVRITRLLALLHRDLHPHGELETLHSLAGVVVMLELAPETMPRGDGVPQTAVMLHRKRRGQVVRKKEYFVVLPSLDLKPLHEPSRDAVSIKEGPEDCKVSTAADPTANLTFNLRLSEAERQAKESVPLPYHFSEEKKSSLLQTPAGVSKVYYEPDASDDVDEEDPDDDLDV from the exons ATGGCAGCTCTCCCAGTCTGGAACCA GATCTTGTTCCACGATGCTTTCCGAGATCCGCTGGGCTGGGCCGGGGAGGAGAGCGTCTTGACCCTGGGAGACTTCTCCGCCTCTGAGCTGGCAGCCCGCCTGGCTCCAGCCACACAGGGACCTGCCACGGTTGTGCTGGACTCGCTCAGCTGGCTCCTGCTTCGCTTGCCGTTTCCCAGCGTCTGCCAGGCTCTTGTGCAGCTGCCCAGGAGGGCGAGTGCTGCTG GCGTGAGGATCACCAGACTGCTAGCCCTCCTCCACAGAGACTTGCACCCACATGGAGAGCTTGAAACCCTGCATTCCTTGGCCGGTGTTGTGGTGATGCTGGAGCTGGCCCCGGAAACCATGCCAAGAGGGGATGGAGTTCCCCAAACTGCAGTGATGTTGCACAGGAAGAGGAGAGGCCAAGTGGTCCGAAAG AAAGAATACTTTGTGGTCCTCCCAAGTTTAGACCTGAAACCCCTCCATGAGCCATCACGGGATGCTGTTTCCATAAAGGAGGGTCCTGAGGATTGCAAAGTCTCCACTGCG GCTGACCCAACTGCCAATCTGACCTTTAACCTGCGCCTCTCAGAGGCTGAGCGCCAAGCAAAGGAGTCCGTGCCTCTCCCATATCACTTCAGCGAGGAAAA GAAATCATCACTGCTGCAGACACCAGCAGGGGTGAGCAAGGTCTATTATGAACCGGATGCCTCGGATGATGTAGACGAGGAAGATCCGGATGATGACCTGGATGTATGA
- the CTDNEP1 gene encoding CTD nuclear envelope phosphatase 1, whose amino-acid sequence MMRSQCLLGLRAFLAFAAKLWGFLLYLLRRQARTVIQYQTVRYDILPLSKVSRERLNQVKRKILVLDLDETLIHSHHDGVLRPTVRPGTPPDFILKVVIDKHPVRFFVHKRPHVDFFLEVVSQWYELVVFTASMEIYGSAVADKLDNNRSILKRRYYRQHCTLELGSYIKDLSVVHNDLSSIVILDNSPGAYRSHPDNAIPIKSWFSDPSDTALLNLLPMLDALRFTADVRSVLSRNLHQHRLW is encoded by the exons ATGATGCGCTCGCAGTGCCTGCTGGGCCTCCGCGCCTTCCTCGCCTTCGCCGCCAAGCTCTGGGGCTTCCTGCTCTACCTCCTGCGGCGGCAGGCCCGCACC GTGATCCAGTACCAGACGGTGCGCTACGACATTCTTCCCCTCTCTAAAGTTTCACGGGAACGACTCA aTCAGGTGAAGAGGAAGATCCTTGTCCTAGACCTGGATGAGACCCTGATACACTCCCACCATGACGGAGTCCTGCGGCCCACCGTGAGGCCTGGCACTCCCCCCGACTTCATCCTTAAG GTCGTCATAGACAAGCATCCAGTCCGCTTTTTTGTACATAAGAGGCCGCATGTGGACTTTTTTCTAGAAGTG GTGAGCCAGTGGTACGAGCTGGTGGTCTTCACAGCCAGCATGGAGATCTACGGCTCTGCTGTGGCCGACAAGCTAGACAATAACAGGAGCATCTTGAAGAGGAGATACTACAGGCAG cACTGCACTTTGGAGCTGGGCAGTTACATCAAAGACCTTTCAGTCGTACATAATGACCTCTCCAGCATAGTCATCCTGGACAATTCGCCAGGAGCCTACAGGAGCCATCCAG ATAATGCGATACCCATCAAGTCGTGGTTCAGCGATCCCAGTGACACAGCTCTTCTCAACCTGCTCCCCATGCTTGATGCCTTGAG
- the ELP5 gene encoding elongator complex protein 5 isoform X2, which yields MGSSRTGGLDAAETDGHGGDSVSCEGRTLLKSFVAASAQRGDSVHVLSFDVSEDQFKAGLSTELTSLILFHDAFRDPLGWAGEESVLTLGDFSASELAARLAPATQGPATVVLDSLSWLLLRLPFPSVCQALVQLPRRASAAGVRITRLLALLHRDLHPHGELETLHSLAGVVVMLELAPETMPRGDGVPQTAVMLHRKRRGQVVRKKEYFVVLPSLDLKPLHEPSRDAVSIKEGPEDCKVSTAADPTANLTFNLRLSEAERQAKESVPLPYHFSEEKKSSLLQTPAGVSKVYYEPDASDDVDEEDPDDDLDV from the exons ACTCAGTCAGCTGCGAAGGCCGGACCCTGCTCAAGAGTTTTGTGGCGGCTTCAGCTCAAAG GGGTGACTCTGTTCACGTTTTGAGCTTCGATGTCTCCGAAGACCAATTCAAGGCTGGACTCAGCACCGAACTGACCTCCCT GATCTTGTTCCACGATGCTTTCCGAGATCCGCTGGGCTGGGCCGGGGAGGAGAGCGTCTTGACCCTGGGAGACTTCTCCGCCTCTGAGCTGGCAGCCCGCCTGGCTCCAGCCACACAGGGACCTGCCACGGTTGTGCTGGACTCGCTCAGCTGGCTCCTGCTTCGCTTGCCGTTTCCCAGCGTCTGCCAGGCTCTTGTGCAGCTGCCCAGGAGGGCGAGTGCTGCTG GCGTGAGGATCACCAGACTGCTAGCCCTCCTCCACAGAGACTTGCACCCACATGGAGAGCTTGAAACCCTGCATTCCTTGGCCGGTGTTGTGGTGATGCTGGAGCTGGCCCCGGAAACCATGCCAAGAGGGGATGGAGTTCCCCAAACTGCAGTGATGTTGCACAGGAAGAGGAGAGGCCAAGTGGTCCGAAAG AAAGAATACTTTGTGGTCCTCCCAAGTTTAGACCTGAAACCCCTCCATGAGCCATCACGGGATGCTGTTTCCATAAAGGAGGGTCCTGAGGATTGCAAAGTCTCCACTGCG GCTGACCCAACTGCCAATCTGACCTTTAACCTGCGCCTCTCAGAGGCTGAGCGCCAAGCAAAGGAGTCCGTGCCTCTCCCATATCACTTCAGCGAGGAAAA GAAATCATCACTGCTGCAGACACCAGCAGGGGTGAGCAAGGTCTATTATGAACCGGATGCCTCGGATGATGTAGACGAGGAAGATCCGGATGATGACCTGGATGTATGA
- the ELP5 gene encoding elongator complex protein 5 isoform X3, with protein sequence MLGELLAGGAEGLVLIQDSVSCEGRTLLKSFVAASAQRGDSVHVLSFDVSEDQFKAGLSTELTSLILFHDAFRDPLGWAGEESVLTLGDFSASELAARLAPATQGPATVVLDSLSWLLLRLPFPSVCQALVQLPRRASAAGVRITRLLALLHRDLHPHGELETLHSLAGVVVMLELAPETMPRGDGVPQTAVMLHRKRRGQVVRKKEYFVVLPSLDLKPLHEPSRDAVSIKEGPEDCKVSTAADPTANLTFNLRLSEAERQAKESVPLPYHFSEEKKSSLLQTPAGVSKVYYEPDASDDVDEEDPDDDLDV encoded by the exons ACTCAGTCAGCTGCGAAGGCCGGACCCTGCTCAAGAGTTTTGTGGCGGCTTCAGCTCAAAG GGGTGACTCTGTTCACGTTTTGAGCTTCGATGTCTCCGAAGACCAATTCAAGGCTGGACTCAGCACCGAACTGACCTCCCT GATCTTGTTCCACGATGCTTTCCGAGATCCGCTGGGCTGGGCCGGGGAGGAGAGCGTCTTGACCCTGGGAGACTTCTCCGCCTCTGAGCTGGCAGCCCGCCTGGCTCCAGCCACACAGGGACCTGCCACGGTTGTGCTGGACTCGCTCAGCTGGCTCCTGCTTCGCTTGCCGTTTCCCAGCGTCTGCCAGGCTCTTGTGCAGCTGCCCAGGAGGGCGAGTGCTGCTG GCGTGAGGATCACCAGACTGCTAGCCCTCCTCCACAGAGACTTGCACCCACATGGAGAGCTTGAAACCCTGCATTCCTTGGCCGGTGTTGTGGTGATGCTGGAGCTGGCCCCGGAAACCATGCCAAGAGGGGATGGAGTTCCCCAAACTGCAGTGATGTTGCACAGGAAGAGGAGAGGCCAAGTGGTCCGAAAG AAAGAATACTTTGTGGTCCTCCCAAGTTTAGACCTGAAACCCCTCCATGAGCCATCACGGGATGCTGTTTCCATAAAGGAGGGTCCTGAGGATTGCAAAGTCTCCACTGCG GCTGACCCAACTGCCAATCTGACCTTTAACCTGCGCCTCTCAGAGGCTGAGCGCCAAGCAAAGGAGTCCGTGCCTCTCCCATATCACTTCAGCGAGGAAAA GAAATCATCACTGCTGCAGACACCAGCAGGGGTGAGCAAGGTCTATTATGAACCGGATGCCTCGGATGATGTAGACGAGGAAGATCCGGATGATGACCTGGATGTATGA
- the ELP5 gene encoding elongator complex protein 5 isoform X1 — MGALEGSWGSLTSPPPPRGPSPADSVSCEGRTLLKSFVAASAQRGDSVHVLSFDVSEDQFKAGLSTELTSLILFHDAFRDPLGWAGEESVLTLGDFSASELAARLAPATQGPATVVLDSLSWLLLRLPFPSVCQALVQLPRRASAAGVRITRLLALLHRDLHPHGELETLHSLAGVVVMLELAPETMPRGDGVPQTAVMLHRKRRGQVVRKKEYFVVLPSLDLKPLHEPSRDAVSIKEGPEDCKVSTAADPTANLTFNLRLSEAERQAKESVPLPYHFSEEKKSSLLQTPAGVSKVYYEPDASDDVDEEDPDDDLDV; from the exons ATGGGAGCACTTGAAGGATCCTGGGGGTCAttaacctctcctcctcctcctcgggggccTTCCCCTGCAGACTCAGTCAGCTGCGAAGGCCGGACCCTGCTCAAGAGTTTTGTGGCGGCTTCAGCTCAAAG GGGTGACTCTGTTCACGTTTTGAGCTTCGATGTCTCCGAAGACCAATTCAAGGCTGGACTCAGCACCGAACTGACCTCCCT GATCTTGTTCCACGATGCTTTCCGAGATCCGCTGGGCTGGGCCGGGGAGGAGAGCGTCTTGACCCTGGGAGACTTCTCCGCCTCTGAGCTGGCAGCCCGCCTGGCTCCAGCCACACAGGGACCTGCCACGGTTGTGCTGGACTCGCTCAGCTGGCTCCTGCTTCGCTTGCCGTTTCCCAGCGTCTGCCAGGCTCTTGTGCAGCTGCCCAGGAGGGCGAGTGCTGCTG GCGTGAGGATCACCAGACTGCTAGCCCTCCTCCACAGAGACTTGCACCCACATGGAGAGCTTGAAACCCTGCATTCCTTGGCCGGTGTTGTGGTGATGCTGGAGCTGGCCCCGGAAACCATGCCAAGAGGGGATGGAGTTCCCCAAACTGCAGTGATGTTGCACAGGAAGAGGAGAGGCCAAGTGGTCCGAAAG AAAGAATACTTTGTGGTCCTCCCAAGTTTAGACCTGAAACCCCTCCATGAGCCATCACGGGATGCTGTTTCCATAAAGGAGGGTCCTGAGGATTGCAAAGTCTCCACTGCG GCTGACCCAACTGCCAATCTGACCTTTAACCTGCGCCTCTCAGAGGCTGAGCGCCAAGCAAAGGAGTCCGTGCCTCTCCCATATCACTTCAGCGAGGAAAA GAAATCATCACTGCTGCAGACACCAGCAGGGGTGAGCAAGGTCTATTATGAACCGGATGCCTCGGATGATGTAGACGAGGAAGATCCGGATGATGACCTGGATGTATGA